The DNA window CGCTGATCAACGGCGAGATCACCCGCAGATAAAGATGATCCAGCGTGTCCACGTCCGCCACCAGGCGGTTGAGCAGCTCGGCCTGGCGGAAGCGGGCGATGCCCCCCGGCGTCAGCGGCAGGATCTTGCTGAAGGTGAACACCCGCAGATGCGACAGCACGCGGAAGGTGGCGTCGTGGCTGACGACTCGCTCGGCATAGCGCCCGGCAGTGCGGAAGATTGCCGCGCCGCGCACGCCGGCGGCCGGCAGCATGTAGTTGAAGGTCAACAGGCCCGCCAATCCGGCCAGCGACGAGGCGGCCAGGAACCAGCCGGAGAGCGCCAGCAGGCCGATGCTGGCCAGCAGAGTGACGATCGCCAAAAGGATGCCCAGGCTAATCAGCAGGCTATGGCGGCGATACAACGCCAAAAACGGCAGCAAAACGCGCATGATTAAAGCTCCCCGCGGCGATGGGCGATCAGAGTGGCAAACAGGCCCGGCTGGGCGCTGAGGGTGGCGTAATCGCCCTGTTGCACGATGCGCCCGTTATCCATCACCCAAATCTGATCGTAGTCTTCGGTGTCTTCCAGCTGGTGCGTTACCAGCAGGGTGGTTTGCTGATGCGAAGCGGCGTTCAACGCCTGCATCACCCGCTGTTCACTGTGGGCATCGAGGCTGGCGGCCGGTTCATCCAGCAGCAGCAGACTGCGCGGGCCGATCAGCGCCCGGGCGACCGCCACGCGCTGCGCCTGACCGACCGACAGGCGGGCGGCGTTGTCGCCCACTTCGGTGTCGAGCCCCTGCGGCAGATAAGGGAGCAGTTCGCTGACGTAGGCGTGTTCCACCGCCTGCTGCAGCTGCACTTCGTCGGCCTGCGGGCAGCCCAGTAGGATATTGGCGCGCAGGGTTTGCGCCGGCAGGTGCGGGTTCTGGCCGACCCAGCTCAGCTGCTGGCGCCAGGTTTCGGCGGACAGTTCACGCAGCTCAATGCCGTTGACGCTCAATGATCCGCGATAGGGCAGGAAGCCGAGCAGCAGATTCAGCAGCGAGCTTTTGCCGGCGCCGCTTAGCCCGACCAGCGCCACGCGCTGCTGCGGTTGTAGGGTAAAGCTCAGCGGCCCGGCCAGCAGCACGCCGTTCGGCGACAGGATTTCCAACGCGTTCGCCTGCAGCGTCAGCGGTTGATCGGCGGGCAGTTGCCGCGTGCCGTTGCCCATCTGCTCGCCTTCGGCGCTGAGGAAGGTTTCCAGCGCTTCCGCCGCGCCGATCGCCTGCGCTTTGGCATGGTAGAAGGTGCCGAGATCGCGCAGCGGTTGGAAAAACTCCGGCGCCAGAATCAACACCAGAAAACCGGAAAACAGCGTCACGCCGAGGCCGTAGCTGCCGAAGTTGAGTTCGCCGAGGTAGGAAAAGCCGAAGTACACCGCCACCACGGCGATGGAGATCGAGGCGAAGAACTCCAGCACGCCGGAAGAGAGGAAGGCCAGGCGCAGCACTTCCATGGTGCGGCTGCGGAAGTCTTCGGAGGATTTGGCGATCTGCGCGGTTTCGGCCTGCGCGCGGTCGAACAGTCGCAGGGTGTCCAGGCCGCGCAGGCGGTCGAGGAAATTGCCGCTCAATCGCGCCAGCGCCACGAAGTTGCGGCGGTTGGCATCGGCGGCTCCCATGCCGACCAGCGCCATAAACAGCGGGATTAGCGGCGCGGTCGCCAGCAGAATGATGCCTGCGGCCCAATTGATCGGGAAGACGGCGATCAGGATCAGCAGCGGGATGAAGACCGCCAGATACATCTGCGGCAGATAGCGCGAGTAATAATCCTGCATATCCTCGATCTGCTCGACGATGATGCTGGCCCAGCTGCCCGCCGGTTTGCCTTGGATCCAGGCCGGGCCGAGCTGCTGCAGCTTATCCAGTACCTGTTGGCGCATGCGCTGGCGGATCACCTGGCCACACAGGAAGCCGATCCGTTCCCGCAGCCAGCTCAACAGTGCCCGCAACGCGAACGCGGCGGCCAGCCAGATGAACGAAGGGATCAGCTGTTCGCGCGGGGTATGCTCGATGATCAGGGCGTGCAGCAGGCTGGCCAGCAGCCAGGCCTGCGCCACGATCAGCAGGCCGCTGAAGAGCCCCAACAGCATGGAAAGGCGCAGCCAACGCTGCGCTAACGAACTCTGGGTTTTAAGCCAACGGGTTAACTGTTGCTGTCTGGTTTTTTTCATCAGATATGCGTCTGCGTCGCCGGCGCCCGTTTGTTACGGGCTGGGTTAACGTACTGTTAAATAATAGTGTTTGGCGCAATCGGCGACAAACAAGCGAGGTCCCATGTTACCTCGTCACCCGGCAGACTGAAAATAATAAAGCGGCCAAATGTGGCTATAACAGACGCGTTACCGACTATTTGACTTCCTCACTCACGGCCTCGGCTTCCAGAGCGGCGCGCACCGACGCTCGCTCTGCGATCCGCGCCATATAATGCTGGAGCGGCGGCCACTCGCTCAGCGAAATCTCGAAGCGCGCCATCCAGCGCAACACGGTAAACAGATAAGCGTCAGCGACGCTGAAATGCGCTTCTAGCAGATAGGTTTGTGGTGCCAAAGCTTGCGCGAGGTAACTCAATCGCCGCCTCAACTTATCGCGCAGCAATGCCTTGGCGACGTCGGGCAGAGCGTCATTGAATAAAGGGGCGGCACCGGCATGGATCTCGCTGGTGATGAAATTAAGCCATTCCTGCAGCCGTACCCGCTCAAAGGCCGTCGGTGGCGGCGCAAGCCGGCGCTCTGGGCGCAGGTCGGCGAGGTATTGAACGATAGCGGGGCCTTCGGTGATCACGTTACCGTCATCCAGTTGCAGGGCGGCGACGTAACCTTTGGGGGTGATGCGATAGAAGTCCTCACCGTCGGCGCAGCGCTTGCTGCGATTGTTCACCCTGACCAGGGTGAAGGGGAGCGCTAATTCGCGCAGGACGATATGTGGGGCAAGCGAGCACGCATCGGGAGCAAAATACAGCTTCATGCTATTTCCTTGTGGGTTAATGAGAACGCTCGCCACAGCATGCCGACACCGATGCCAGCGGGAAAATGGAAATTTCAGAAAGCCGCTATTAGCTCAGCGACTGGCCAGAGTTTGCTCCTGTTCTCGCAGGTAACTCAGCAGGGTTTGGACGGGGGGCAGGGCCGCCGCCTCGGATGAGTACGCGAGGCCGAAACGGCGATAAATCGGCGCAACGAGCGGCAGAGTGCAAACCCCAAGCGCGTCGGGCGGGATCACGGACGCGGGCATCAGCGTGACGCCCGTGCCTTCCCTGACCAGCGTAAATGCCGTTTGCCAATCGCTGACGGTGGCGCGGATATCGGCCAGCGCCAAACCTGACTGCTGCGCCAAGCGTAGCGCATTCACATCACAGCCGCCGGTCGCCAGGATAAAAGGCAGCCGGAACAGGGCATCCAGCGCCACCGGCCGCCGCGCTCGCGCCAGCGGGTGCGCGCTGGGCACGACCGCCAGCCAGGCATCCTCCCCCAAAGGAAAGCACAGCCGCTCCGGCGCCGGATTGAGCACCACGCCGATGTCAGCCGTCGCCGATGCTAACCAGCTCTCCACTTCGTGGTCGGTGCCCTCGAGCGTAATCAGCTCAATGTCGGGGTACAGACGGCGAAATTTGCGCAGCAGCGGCGGCAACAGTTTGCTGAATGCCGACGGGAAACTGGCCAGGCGTATTTTGCCCGCGTGCGCGTTGCCGGCTTGTTGCGCACATTGCTGAATGGCCCGCAGTGCTTCCAACATCGTGCGGGCATGGGCGACGATCTGCAGGCCGCTTTGGGTCAGGACGACATTGTGCGGTTGGCGAACCAAAAGCCGGGTGCTCAGCATTGTCTCCAGTTGAGCGATGGCCTGGCTGGCGGCAGACTGCGTCATACCGCAGAGCGCCGCAGCCTGAGTGATGGTGCCGCTGTCGGCGACGGCAACCAGCAGGCGCCAGTGAAGAAGATTATGCATCGGCGTGCATCCTCTTGAGGAGCGAAGACAAAAAAAGCGGCCCGAGAGCCGCTTTTTGCTGGTGGTGAGAAAGCCTTAGCAGACTTCTGCGCCGGCGATGCCGTCCAGGTAACGCTCTGCGTCCAGCGCCGCCATACAGCCGGTGCCGGCGGAGGTGATCGCCTGGCGGTAAATGTGATCCATCACGTCGCCTGCGGCGAAGACGCCGGGGATAGTGGTTTGGGTCGCATTGCCGTGAATGCCGGACTGCACCTTGATGTAGCCGTTTTCCAGCTCCAGCTGGCCGCCGAAGATGCCGGTGTTCGGGCTGTGGCCGATAGCGATGAACACGCCGGCCAGCTCCAGTTCACGGGTTTCGTTTTCCGCTTTGGTGCTGCGGATACGCACGCCGGTCACGCCCATTTCATCGCCCAGCACTTCGTCCAGCGTATGGTCGGTGTGCAGCACGATGTTGCCGCTTTTCACTTTTTCCATCAGCCGGTCGATCAGGATCTTCTCCGAGCGGAAGCTGTCGCGGCGGTGGATCAGGTGAACTTCGGCGGCGATGTTGGACAGGTACAGCGCTTCTTCAACGGCGGTGTTGCCGCCGCCGACCACTGCGACTTTCTGGTTGCGGTAGAAGAAACCGTCGCAGGTCGCACAGGCGGAAACGCCTTTGCCCTTGAACGCGTCTTCGGAAGGCAGGCCAAGGTAGCGGGCGGAGGCGCCGGTCGCGATGATCAGCGCGTCGCAGCTGTATTCACCGCTGTCGCCGAACAGGCGGAACGGACGCTGCTGCAGATCGACGCTGTTGATGTGATCGAAGACGATTTCAGTCTGGAACTTCTCCGCATGCTCGCGCATGCGCTCCATCAGCGCCGGGCCGGTCAGGCCTTCGGCGTCGCCCGGCCAGTTTTCCACTTCGGTGGTGGTGGTCAGCTGGCCGCCTTGTTCCATACCGGTGATCAGCACCGGGCTCAGGTTGGCGCGCGCCGCGTAAACGGCGGCGGTGTAACCGGCCGGGCCGGAGCCCAGAATCAGTAATTTGCTATGTTTAGCCGTGCCCATGAATAACCTCTTTATTCCACAATGGCGGACAATGGAACCGATTGTAGGGAAAATGGCGCAGTAAAAAAAGCGCCGGGCGACGTTGTTAACGATTTGTATGATAGTTGTCGCCTATTAATGCACCCGCTGTTGGCAAATCGCACGCCAAACGCAGAAATTTACCTTATCAAAGCCGCATTCGGCCACTGAATCACCAACCGCGCAAAAACGGCGCATTCTGCGACTTGAGCCGCTCCTGGCTGGGGTTTACCAACCAGCGATTCATAACCAAAAATGGGATGCAGACTTTTCGTGACGGTACGTTGTTCTGATTTTGCTTCTTTTACTTTGACAATCCGCTGCGCATTTGCGAAAACATCATAGGAAGAAGAAATTATCCCCGTAACACCAGCAAATCGTACGTATTTGCGCCGCGAGGCGGCAATGCGCGGTGGGTTTGCGGAGCAGGGCGCGCAAGCGTTTGCTGATTTTTTCTCGACCTAAACGTCGTTACCGGCGTCGCGCGGGGTTGGACAGACAGGCTGTGCGGCGTGGAATGATGGTAGTGAAGAAGCATATGACAGGCATCGGGTCTTCGCTTGGAACGAACCCTTACACATTGACGTTGGCTAGGGTGTGGCAAGTGCACGGAAGAAAATAAGAGAGACAATAATAATGGCAGACAACAAGAAACGCCCGGGTAAAGATCTTGACCGTATCGACCGCAACATCCTGAATGAGCTGCAGAAGGATGGGCGTATTTCGAACGTCGAGCTTTCGAAGCGCGTGGGGTTATCCCCGACACCATGTTTAGAACGCGTGCGCCGTCTCGAGCGCCAGGGTTTCATTCATGGCTATACCGCATTGCTTAACCCGCATTATCTGGATGCGTCCCTGTTGGTTTTCGTGGAAATCACGCTGAACCGCGGCGCGCCGGATGTGTTTGAGCAATTCAACTCGGCAGTGCAGAAGCTTGAAGAGATTCAGGAGTGTCATCTGGTTTCCGGTGATTTCGACTACCTGTTGAAAACCCGCGTACCGGACATGTCGGCTTACCGCAAATTGCTGGGCGAAACCTTGCTGCGTTTGCCGGGGGTCAACGACACCCGTACCTATGTAGTGATGGAAGAAGTGAAACAGAGTAACCGTCTGGTTATCAAAACACGGTAAGGTGCAGGTGCAAAACCTGATTAAATTGGTTACACTCCTGTTTATTCATACAGTTTCGGCGCCGGGGAAGCTTCTCGGCGCTGTTGCTATGTCAGCTAACAGGAACCTGGAGAGCCTTTCTTGAGCCAGGAATATACAGAAGATAAAGAAGTTACCCTGAAAAGACTCAGCAGTGGCCGGCGTTTGCTGGAGGCTGTGCTTATCGTGGTAGCGATTTTTGCCGTTTACCTCATGGCTGCGCTGGTCAGTTTCAACCCGTCTGACCCAAGCTGGTCGCAGACCGCGTGGCATGAGCCGATTCACAATTTGGGCGGCGGTGTCGGGGCCTGGTTGGCCGACACGCTGTTCTTCACCTTCGGGGTGCTCGCTTACGCGATACCACCGATCATGCTGATCCTGTGCTGGGCGGCCTATCGCCAGCGCGGCAACAGAGACTACATCGACTATTTCGCGCTCTCCCTGCGCCTGATCGGCACCCTGGCGTTAGTGCTCACCTCCTGCGGGCTGGCGGCGCTGAACGTTGACGATCTCTATTACTTCGCTTCCGGCGGCGTGATCGGCAGCCTGCTGAGCAACGCCATGTTGCCGTGGTTCAACGGCATCGGCGCCACGCTGGCGCTGCTGTGCGTGTGGGCGGCGGGGTTGACGCTGTTTACCGGCTGGTCCTGGCTGGTCATCGCCGAGAAGATAGGCGGGGCGGTGCTGGGCGTCGCGACAGTGATGACCAACCGCTCACGCCGCGAAGAGCGCTATTTCGAGGATGACGAGCGTTACGTTGACGACGAGCCTGAGCAGGCAGGGAAGGGCGCCGCAGCCGCGGTTGCCGCGACCGCCGCCGGCGCCGCGGTTGCCGATGACGACGTGCTGTTCTCCGCGCCTTCGGTCACCGAAAGCGCCAAAGAGGCGGCGGAAGACGCCGCCGATCCGTTGCTCAGCGGCCTGCGTGCCGACGATGGTGAGGTTGAAACCGACGCCGCGCCAATCACGCCGGCGGCTTCGCCTGCACCAGCGGTAAAGGCAGAGATCCACGAGCCCGTTGCCGCACCGATCGCCACACAGGCGCCGTCGGTAACGGTGGCGCCGGCCGCGCCGGCCTCGGTCAATCAGCACCCGGTGAGCGCCCCGGCGCAAGACGCCACGCCGCCGCTGTATTCCTTCGAGATCCCGGAAGAAACGCCTGTACCTAAGGCGACGCGCCCTGTCGATCCTTATCAGGATGACGATGAGCCGCGCCTGGGCAATTGGCAAGAGCCGGCTGCACCGCAGCCGCCGGCGCGTTCTCCCTTTGATTTTACCGCCGCGCAGCGCGATAGCGTCGACATCGGTGGTTCGGACGGTTTCAGCGCTACCGGTGCCAAGCCACAGCTGGATACGGCAGCCGCTGCTGCTGCAGGTACCGCGGCGGCGACCTTTATGCCGGCCTTCACGGCGACCAGCGACAGCAATTCGCAGGTTAAACAGGGCATCGGCCCTGAGCTGCCGCGGCCGAATCCGGTACGTATTCCGACCCGTCGTGAGCTGGCCTCATACGGCATCAAGCTGCCTTCGCAGCGTGCGGCCGAGCAGGAACAGCGCCAGGCGGAGCCTCAACAGCCGACGGCGGTGAATCCGCAGGAAGAAGAGGCGCAGCAAGAAGCCGCGCTGCGCCAGGCGTTCGCCACGCAGCAAAGCCAGCGCTATGGCGAAAGCTACGAGCCGGAGCAGGATGATGAAAATGCTCAGCAGGAAGCCGAGCTGAGCAAGGCGTTCGCCGAACAACAGAACCAACGTTACGGTGAAATCCAACAAGACGATGAAGAGGCGCGGCAAGAGGCTGCGCTGCGCCAGGCGTTCGCCGAGCAGCAGCAGGCGCGTTATGGTCAGCAAGAGACTGCCCCGCAGGCGCCTGCCGCCAGCCCGGTCGATACCCGCAATGCTTTCAGCTTCTCGCCGATGGCGGATCTGGTGGACGATGGCCCGAGCGAGCCGATGTTCACGCTGTCCCCGCAGCTTGAAGAGCGCATTGAACAGCAAAGTGAGCAAGAGGATGACGTGCCATTCGGCCAGTTTGAGCCTGTGGCACCGGCTGTTCAACCTCAGCAATCGCACTCACAGCCTCAACAATACCAGCAGCCGCAACAGCAGTATCAACAGCCGTCGCCGCAGCAATATCAGCAGCCACAGCAACCGGTGCAGCCGCAGTCTCAGCAAGCACCGGCCGAGCAACATCCGGCGATGGACAGCTTGATTCACCCGTTCCTGATGCGCAACGATCAGCCGCTGCAGAAGCCGACCACGCCGCTGCCGACGCTGGATCTGCTGACCGAAGCGCCGAAAGAGGTGGAGCCGGTCGATTCCTTCGCGCTGGAACAGAAGGCGCGCCTGGTGGAGGCCAGTTTGGCCGATTACCGCGTAAAAGCCGACGTGGTGGATATCCTGCCGGGGCCGGTCATCACCCGCTTCGAGCTGGATCTGGCGCCGGGCGTTAAAGCGGCGCGCATTTCCAACCTGTCGCGCGATCTGGCGCGGTCGCTGTCGACTTCGGCGGTGCGCGTGGTGGAAGTGATCCCCGGTAAGCCTTATGTCGGTCTGGAGCTGCCGAACGCCAAGCGGCAAACGGTGTATCTGCGCGAAGTGCTGGATTGCCCGGCCTTCCGTGACAACCCGTCGCCGTTGTCCATCGTATTGGGTAAAGACATCTCCGGTGAACCGGTGGTGGCCGATCTGGGCAAAATGCCTCACTTGCTGGTCGCCGGTACCACCGGTTCCGGTAAGTCGGTCGGGGTCAACGCCATGATCCTGAGCATCCTGTATAAAGCCACGCCGAAAGAAGTGCGCTTTATCATGATCGACCCGAAAATGCTGGAGCTGTCGGTCTATGAAGGCATTCCGCACCTGTTGACCGATGTGGTGACCGACATGAAAGACGCCGCCAATGCGCTGCGTTGGTGCGTGGGTGAAATGGAACGCCGCTACAAGCTGATGTCTGCCCTGGGCGTGCGTAACCTGGCCGGTTACAACGAACGCGTCGATCAGGCCGAAGCGATGGGGCGGCCGATCCCGGATCCGTTCTGGAAGCCGACCGACAGCATGGATATCACGCCGCCGGTGCTGGAGAAAGAGCCGTACATCGTGGTAATGGTCGACGAGTTCGCCGATCTGATCATGACGGTCGGCAAGAAGGTCGAAGAGTTGATCGCCCGCCTGGCGCAGAAAGCGCGTGCGGCGGGTATCCACCTGGTGCTGGCGACCCAGCGTCCGTCGGTGGATGTGATCACGGGTCTTATCAAGGCCAACATCCCGACGCGTATCGCCTTTACCGTGTCGAGCAAGATCGACTCCCGCACCATCCTCGATCAGGGGGGCGCCGAGTCCTTGCTGGGTATGGGCGACATGCTCTATCTGGCGCCGAACTCTTCCATTCCGGTGCGTGTACATGGTGCATTCGTGCGCGATCAGGAAGTGCATGCGGTGGTCAAGGATTGGAAAGCGCGCGAGCGGCCCCAATATAAAGAGGGTATTCTCAGCGGCGGTGAAGACGGCGAGGGCGGTGCCGGCGGCGGTATGGATGGCGACGAAGAGCTGGATCCGCTGTTTGATCAGGCGGTGGATTTCGTGGTGGATAAACGCCGTGCCTCCATCTCCGGCGTGCAGCGCCAGTTCCGTATCGGCTATAACCGCGCGGCGCGCATCATCGAACAGATGGAAGCGCAAGGCATCGTCAGCGAGCAGGGGCACAACGGCAACCGTGAGGTGCTGGCGCCGCCACGGCACGATTGATGGTCGTTTAGCCATTGCAATTCAATAAGAAAGGGCCGCTTAAGCGGCCCTTGTGCAAAGAAGCGTAAACCCGTTTCTTCTCGGAACATTGGCCTACCGGACGATCGCCGGCTTCGGGTAAAGTAACCGGGTAGAGGGTTGATTTGACCCGCACGGCGTCGCCCTGCGGTTAACGCATTTCATAAGGTATCTGGAATAATGAAAAAACTGTTAGTTGCCTGCTGTCTGCTTTCGGGATTCGCGTCTACCTCCGTGCTGGCCGATGCCGCACAGGATCTGCAAAGTCGCCTGGCGAAGGTGAACAGTTTCCACGCCAGCTTCTCGCAAACCGTGACCAGCGCCGACGGTGCAGCGGTGCAACAGGGGGAAGGCGAGCTGTGGGTGAAGCGGCCAAACCTCTTCAACTGGCACATGACGTCGCCCGATGAGAGCGTGCTGGTCTCCGATGGCCAGACTCTGTGGTTCTACAACCCGTTCGTCGAGCAGGTGACGGCGACCTGGCTGAAGAACGCCACCGGCAATACGCCGTTTATGCTGATCACCCGCAATAATGCCAGCGACTGGAAACAGTACAACGTGAAGCAAAAGGGCGATGATTTCGAGCTGACGCCGAAGTCCGCCAGCGGCAACCTGAAGCAGTTCGCCATCAGCGTGACCAACAGCGGTACCATTCGCAGCTTCGCTGCGGTGGAGCAGGATGGCCAGCGTAGTTCCTACGCGCTGAAAAGCCAGCAGAACGTTGCCGCCGATCCGGCCAAATTCAAATTTACCCCGCCGAAGGGGGTGACGCTGGACGACCAGCGCCAGTGAGGTGCAAGTGAGTAATAATCTGTCGCTCGATTTTTCCCAGAACGAGTTCCAGCCATTGGCCGCGCGTATGCGGCCAACCACGCTGGCGCAGTATATCGGCCAACAGCACCTGCTGGCCGCCGGCAAGCCGCTGCCGCGTGCCATCGAGGCCGGGCAGCTGCACTCGATGATTTTATGGGGGCCGCCGGGCACCGGGAAGACGACGCTGGCAGAGCTGATCGGCCGTTACGGTCAGGCGGATGTCGAACGGATCTCCGCCGTGACCTCCGGTATCAAGGAGATCCGCGAGGCGATCGAGCGGGCGCGACAAAACCGCGACGCCGGCCGCCGCACTATTCTGTTCGTCGACGAAGTGCACCGCTTCAACAAAAGTCAGCAGGACGCTTTCCTGCCGCACATTGAAGACGGCACCATCACCTTTATCGGCGCCACCACCGAAAACCCGTCGTTCGAGCTGAACTCGGCGCTGTTGTCCCGTGCCCGCGTTTACCTGCTGAAGGCGCTGACCGCCGAGGATATCGGCCAGGTGCTGGATCAGGCGATGGGCGACAAGGCGCGCGGCTTTGGCAATCAGAACGTCGAGCTGCCGGCGGAAACGCGCCGCCTGCTGTCGGAGCTGGTGGGCGGCGACGCGCGCCGGGCGCTGAACAGCCTGGAAATGATGGCGGACATGGCGGAGTTAGACGCCAAAGGCGTGCGGGTGCTGACACCGGAGCTGCTGAAAGAGGTGTCGGGCGAACGCAGCGCGCGCTTCGACAACAAGGGCGACCGTTATTACGACCTGATTTCCGCGCTGCATAAATCGGTGCGCGGCTCGGCACCGGACGCGGCGCTGTATTGGTATGCGCGCATCATTACCGCCGGCGGCGATCCGCTCTACGTGGCGCGCCGTCTGTTGGCGATTGCCTCTGAAGA is part of the Serratia marcescens genome and encodes:
- a CDS encoding replication-associated recombination protein A, producing MRPTTLAQYIGQQHLLAAGKPLPRAIEAGQLHSMILWGPPGTGKTTLAELIGRYGQADVERISAVTSGIKEIREAIERARQNRDAGRRTILFVDEVHRFNKSQQDAFLPHIEDGTITFIGATTENPSFELNSALLSRARVYLLKALTAEDIGQVLDQAMGDKARGFGNQNVELPAETRRLLSELVGGDARRALNSLEMMADMAELDAKGVRVLTPELLKEVSGERSARFDNKGDRYYDLISALHKSVRGSAPDAALYWYARIITAGGDPLYVARRLLAIASEDVGNADPRGMQVAIAAWDCFTRVGPAEGERAIAQAIVYLACAPKSNAVYTAFKAAMRDAKEQADYDVPEHLRNAPTKLMKEMGLGAEYRYAHDEPNAYAAGENYFPPEMAHTRYYQPTSRGLEGKIGEKLAWLAEQDQNSPTKRYR
- the lrp gene encoding leucine-responsive transcriptional regulator Lrp, with product MADNKKRPGKDLDRIDRNILNELQKDGRISNVELSKRVGLSPTPCLERVRRLERQGFIHGYTALLNPHYLDASLLVFVEITLNRGAPDVFEQFNSAVQKLEEIQECHLVSGDFDYLLKTRVPDMSAYRKLLGETLLRLPGVNDTRTYVVMEEVKQSNRLVIKTR
- the gstA gene encoding glutathione transferase GstA: MKLYFAPDACSLAPHIVLRELALPFTLVRVNNRSKRCADGEDFYRITPKGYVAALQLDDGNVITEGPAIVQYLADLRPERRLAPPPTAFERVRLQEWLNFITSEIHAGAAPLFNDALPDVAKALLRDKLRRRLSYLAQALAPQTYLLEAHFSVADAYLFTVLRWMARFEISLSEWPPLQHYMARIAERASVRAALEAEAVSEEVK
- the trxB gene encoding thioredoxin-disulfide reductase codes for the protein MGTAKHSKLLILGSGPAGYTAAVYAARANLSPVLITGMEQGGQLTTTTEVENWPGDAEGLTGPALMERMREHAEKFQTEIVFDHINSVDLQQRPFRLFGDSGEYSCDALIIATGASARYLGLPSEDAFKGKGVSACATCDGFFYRNQKVAVVGGGNTAVEEALYLSNIAAEVHLIHRRDSFRSEKILIDRLMEKVKSGNIVLHTDHTLDEVLGDEMGVTGVRIRSTKAENETRELELAGVFIAIGHSPNTGIFGGQLELENGYIKVQSGIHGNATQTTIPGVFAAGDVMDHIYRQAITSAGTGCMAALDAERYLDGIAGAEVC
- a CDS encoding LysR family transcriptional regulator, whose translation is MHNLLHWRLLVAVADSGTITQAAALCGMTQSAASQAIAQLETMLSTRLLVRQPHNVVLTQSGLQIVAHARTMLEALRAIQQCAQQAGNAHAGKIRLASFPSAFSKLLPPLLRKFRRLYPDIELITLEGTDHEVESWLASATADIGVVLNPAPERLCFPLGEDAWLAVVPSAHPLARARRPVALDALFRLPFILATGGCDVNALRLAQQSGLALADIRATVSDWQTAFTLVREGTGVTLMPASVIPPDALGVCTLPLVAPIYRRFGLAYSSEAAALPPVQTLLSYLREQEQTLASR
- a CDS encoding DNA translocase FtsK 4TM domain-containing protein; amino-acid sequence: MSQEYTEDKEVTLKRLSSGRRLLEAVLIVVAIFAVYLMAALVSFNPSDPSWSQTAWHEPIHNLGGGVGAWLADTLFFTFGVLAYAIPPIMLILCWAAYRQRGNRDYIDYFALSLRLIGTLALVLTSCGLAALNVDDLYYFASGGVIGSLLSNAMLPWFNGIGATLALLCVWAAGLTLFTGWSWLVIAEKIGGAVLGVATVMTNRSRREERYFEDDERYVDDEPEQAGKGAAAAVAATAAGAAVADDDVLFSAPSVTESAKEAAEDAADPLLSGLRADDGEVETDAAPITPAASPAPAVKAEIHEPVAAPIATQAPSVTVAPAAPASVNQHPVSAPAQDATPPLYSFEIPEETPVPKATRPVDPYQDDDEPRLGNWQEPAAPQPPARSPFDFTAAQRDSVDIGGSDGFSATGAKPQLDTAAAAAAGTAAATFMPAFTATSDSNSQVKQGIGPELPRPNPVRIPTRRELASYGIKLPSQRAAEQEQRQAEPQQPTAVNPQEEEAQQEAALRQAFATQQSQRYGESYEPEQDDENAQQEAELSKAFAEQQNQRYGEIQQDDEEARQEAALRQAFAEQQQARYGQQETAPQAPAASPVDTRNAFSFSPMADLVDDGPSEPMFTLSPQLEERIEQQSEQEDDVPFGQFEPVAPAVQPQQSHSQPQQYQQPQQQYQQPSPQQYQQPQQPVQPQSQQAPAEQHPAMDSLIHPFLMRNDQPLQKPTTPLPTLDLLTEAPKEVEPVDSFALEQKARLVEASLADYRVKADVVDILPGPVITRFELDLAPGVKAARISNLSRDLARSLSTSAVRVVEVIPGKPYVGLELPNAKRQTVYLREVLDCPAFRDNPSPLSIVLGKDISGEPVVADLGKMPHLLVAGTTGSGKSVGVNAMILSILYKATPKEVRFIMIDPKMLELSVYEGIPHLLTDVVTDMKDAANALRWCVGEMERRYKLMSALGVRNLAGYNERVDQAEAMGRPIPDPFWKPTDSMDITPPVLEKEPYIVVMVDEFADLIMTVGKKVEELIARLAQKARAAGIHLVLATQRPSVDVITGLIKANIPTRIAFTVSSKIDSRTILDQGGAESLLGMGDMLYLAPNSSIPVRVHGAFVRDQEVHAVVKDWKARERPQYKEGILSGGEDGEGGAGGGMDGDEELDPLFDQAVDFVVDKRRASISGVQRQFRIGYNRAARIIEQMEAQGIVSEQGHNGNREVLAPPRHD
- the cydD gene encoding heme ABC transporter permease/ATP-binding protein CydD — protein: MKKTRQQQLTRWLKTQSSLAQRWLRLSMLLGLFSGLLIVAQAWLLASLLHALIIEHTPREQLIPSFIWLAAAFALRALLSWLRERIGFLCGQVIRQRMRQQVLDKLQQLGPAWIQGKPAGSWASIIVEQIEDMQDYYSRYLPQMYLAVFIPLLILIAVFPINWAAGIILLATAPLIPLFMALVGMGAADANRRNFVALARLSGNFLDRLRGLDTLRLFDRAQAETAQIAKSSEDFRSRTMEVLRLAFLSSGVLEFFASISIAVVAVYFGFSYLGELNFGSYGLGVTLFSGFLVLILAPEFFQPLRDLGTFYHAKAQAIGAAEALETFLSAEGEQMGNGTRQLPADQPLTLQANALEILSPNGVLLAGPLSFTLQPQQRVALVGLSGAGKSSLLNLLLGFLPYRGSLSVNGIELRELSAETWRQQLSWVGQNPHLPAQTLRANILLGCPQADEVQLQQAVEHAYVSELLPYLPQGLDTEVGDNAARLSVGQAQRVAVARALIGPRSLLLLDEPAASLDAHSEQRVMQALNAASHQQTTLLVTHQLEDTEDYDQIWVMDNGRIVQQGDYATLSAQPGLFATLIAHRRGEL
- the lolA gene encoding outer membrane lipoprotein chaperone LolA; this encodes MKKLLVACCLLSGFASTSVLADAAQDLQSRLAKVNSFHASFSQTVTSADGAAVQQGEGELWVKRPNLFNWHMTSPDESVLVSDGQTLWFYNPFVEQVTATWLKNATGNTPFMLITRNNASDWKQYNVKQKGDDFELTPKSASGNLKQFAISVTNSGTIRSFAAVEQDGQRSSYALKSQQNVAADPAKFKFTPPKGVTLDDQRQ